The Huiozyma naganishii CBS 8797 chromosome 6, complete genome genome includes a window with the following:
- the KEX2 gene encoding kexin KEX2 (similar to Saccharomyces cerevisiae KEX2 (YNL238W); ancestral locus Anc_2.6) yields the protein MWLNRLLVCCWLALLSVPGWALDESSAGLEGTETQLFVIESVKSVDELLSAHPQWKFERDVSGLQNHYVFSQDMDGSLQKRSDYSDSPDVLYFENLVKSEYLFKRSPLPIALPVPVPAPPYDSSMIPLKEAEEKLEINDPNFEKQWHLINANYPGNDVNVKDVWYGNVTGSGVVVAIVDDGVDYENPDIADNFCAEGSWDFNDNTTLPKPRLADDYHGTRCAGEIAASKNNGFCGIGVAYNSKVSGLRILSGPLTPEDEAASLMYALDVNDIFSCSWGPQDDGRHLQGPSELVRKALIKGVTEGRQKKGSVYVFASGNGGHFGDNCNYDGYTNSIYSITIGAIDHKGLHPPYSESCSAVMAVTYSSGSGEFIHSTDINDQCSDRHGGTSAAAPLAAGIYALLLEANPELTWRDVQYLSILSSKEITNPDAFPQSGAMGRKYSHTYGYGRIDASELVTMAKSWKNVKPQAWYFSELENVSGMTNRTDNELKSTISVTEDNLKDSNLERVEHVTITVDIEADIRGPITVDLVSPSGIVSYLGVERNFDQSPDGFRSWTFMSVAHWGETGIGEWKLSVKTKRDGNTVKLNTWKLKLFGESIDPSKAVPYEYNMGKDPDEVPKPIAISQLGSNTATATSQTAENTAVVTTTTTSPSSSVSEAEHSKVNKLPSPRQAMHYFISLFVVAILLFLVYFFIFVKSRRRIRRSRAEAYEFDIIDTDSDYDSTMDSRLSSNMASSGMQENTEIDDFDFDLSDEDNLVTPADHSAETPQIDYVLNDSSPTETKKTVSGEVKGREGNSGDEGQTSKEAENPFFSPDDPTDTKQTHDEN from the coding sequence ATGTGGCTTAATCGATTACTGGTTTGTTGCTGGTTGGCCCTTCTCAGCGTCCCTGGGTGGGCTCTCGACGAAAGTTCTGCTGGTCTAGAGGGAACAGAAACACAACTGTTTGTGATAGAGTCCGTAAAAAGCGTTGACGAGTTGCTCAGCGCTCATCCACAATGGAAGTTTGAGAGGGATGTCAGCGGACTGCAGAATCACTACGTGTTTTCACAAGACATGGACGGATCGTTGCAGAAACGTTCCGATTATTCTGACAGTCCGGACGTTCTgtattttgaaaacttgGTCAAATCTGAATACCTTTTCAAGAGAAGTCCGCTGCCGATAGCTTTACCAGTACCGGTACCAGCGCCACCCTACGACTCTAGCATGATCCCGCTGAAGGAGGCagaggagaaactggagatTAACGATCCAAATTTCGAAAAACAGTGGCATCTGATCAACGCCAACTACCCAGGGAATGACGTTAACGTGAAAGACGTGTGGTATGGCAATGTCACAGGGAGCGGTGTTGTAGTGGCCATTGTGGACGACGGGGTCGATTACGAAAACCCTGATATTGCAGATAATTTCTGCGCAGAAGGGTCCTGGGATTTCAACGATAATACCACGTTGCCCAAACCAAGACTTGCCGACGATTATCACGGAACGCGATGCGCCGGTGAGATTGCCGCCTCCAAGAATAATGGATTCTGTGGTATTGGGGTTGCCTATAACTCAAAGGTCTCAGGTCTACGGATACTTTCGGGACCACTGACACCGGAAGACGAGGCCGCCTCGTTGATGTATGCGCTTGATGTCAACGATATCTTTTCATGTTCTTGGGGCCCTCAAGACGACGGAAGACATTTGCAAGGACCTTCGGAACTTGTCCGGAAAGCATTGATCAAGGGTGTCACAGAGGGTAGACAAAAGAAGGGATCCGTATATGTGTTTGCCAGCGGTAACGGGGGTCATTTCGGCGATAATTGCAACTACGACGGCTACACAAACTCCATATACTCGATCACAATTGGTGCCATTGATCACAAGGGATTACACCCTCCTTACTCGGAAAGTTGCTCTGCTGTTATGGCTGTCACTTACTCTTCCGGATCAGGCGAGTTCATTCATTCCACAGATATAAACGATCAATGTAGTGATAGACATGGTGGGACCTCAGCTGCAGCACCCTTGGCAGCTGGTATATATGCGCTCTTACTCGAGGCAAATCCTGAGTTGACGTGGAGAGACGTCCAGTACTTGTCCATATTGTCGAGCAAAGAGATTACCAATCCTGATGCATTTCCACAGAGTGGTGCTATGGGGAGAAAATACTCACACACCTATGGGTACGGCAGGATTGATGCTTCAGAATTGGTTACCATGGCAaaaagttggaaaaatGTAAAACCGCAGGCTTGGTACTTTTCAGAATTGGAAAATGTGAGTGGCATGACGAATAGAACCGATAATGAATTGAAATCCACAATATCTGTAACAGAAGACAATTTAAAGGATTCAAATCTTGAAAGGGTGGAACACGTCACCATAACAGTTGATATCGAAGCAGATATCAGAGGCCCAATCACAGTAGATTTAGTTTCTCCGTCTGGAATAGTATCCTATCTTGGGGTTGAACGGAATTTCGACCAGTCACCAGATGGGTTCAGAAGCTGGACTTTCATGTCGGTTGCTCATTGGGGTGAAACCGGTATTGGTGAATGGAAGCTATCTGTCAAAACCAAACGCGATGGTAACACCGTGAAACTGAACACCTGGAAACTAAAATTGTTTGGCGAGTCCATTGATCCGTCAAAGGCAGTACCATACGAGTACAATATGGGGAAGGATCCAGACGAGGTGCCCAAGCCAATCGCGATTTCTCAGTTGGGGAGTAATACGGCAACAGCAACGTCTCAAACCGCCGAAAACACTGCAGTTGTCACCACAACCACTACATCTCCCTCTTCATCAGTATCCGAAGCGGAGCATAGTAAAGTTAACAAATTACCTTCCCCTCGACAGGCAATGCATTACTTCATATCGCTGTTTGTGGTCGCtatccttcttttcctagtttacttcttcatctttGTTAAATCCAGAAGGAGAATCAGAAGGTCTAGAGCGGAAGCGTACGAATTTGATATTATAGATACGGACTCGGACTACGATTCCACTATGGACAGCCGGTTATCTTCTAATATGGCGAGTAGTGGAATGCAAGAAAACACTGAAATTGATGACTTTGACTTTGACTTGTCAGACGAGGATAACCTAGTAACACCAGCGGATCATTCAGCCGAGACCCCCCAGATAGATTATGTTTTGAATGATTCTTCCCCGACTGAAACGAAGAAAACTGTATCCGGTGAAGTCAAAGGTAGAGAGGGGAACTCAGGTGATGAAGGGCAAACCTCTAAGGAAGCTGAAAacccttttttttccccaGACGATCCAACTGACACTAAACAAACTCATGATGAGAACTGA
- the YTP1 gene encoding Ytp1p (similar to Saccharomyces cerevisiae YTP1 (YNL237W); ancestral locus Anc_2.7), producing the protein MFLPFLILLSTVPLCIQAMDMSSGAEDDTVYTRPDIRDAVPRTFHWIATVAMLFLLPCLTAAFAFAGRLRGSLFLHAISGVYAIMEVLILSFADNDGVENRTSKGTGVSLLLLIWSNLLIGIVARRHLFSKISDTSTPITNFTLLTKIHATMSFLIPIAGFIKVCLAPVSMFGFCRDSHTGQCIAHGIMGTSFIFYGLIYCIVLVIPRFRQSESRVSQDHIDSWIMCLYGIVNTFTEHRWGREEWFMHDYQHTAMGIIWWCGGILGIYLSRNGRRTFVPSLIIMFTGWAMTQHHQHLEISTKVHLLFGLILTVGGALRIVEITFLLKDGRCASSGEILSFQYLAPFCLICAGTLFMSANEQQLVLVLRLGAEQSAYIMIIVSGAFLLTFWFLFSLDFYLLLVKRRQSSVGFLDKYLNTENEVHEPTTEPEFEMDSQSG; encoded by the coding sequence ATGTTTCTGCCTTTTCTGATTCTTTTATCCACTGTACCCCTATGTATTCAAGCAATGGACATGTCGTCCGGAGCTGAGGACGACACTGTGTATACGAGACCCGACATTAGAGATGCAGTTCCAAGGACTTTCCACTGGATTGCTACCGTTGCCATGTTATTTCTGTTACCTTGTTTGACTGCCGCGTTTGCGTTTGCGGGAAGACTGCGCGGGTCCCTTTTCTTACATGCGATTTCCGGAGTTTACGCTATCATGGAAGTGCTGATACTAAGTTTTGCTGATAATGATGGTGTCGAGAATAGAACGTCAAAAGGGACTGGTGTTAGCTTATTACTACTGATCTGGTCAAATCTTTTGATTGGAATTGTGGCAAGACGTCATTTGTTCTCAAAGATCTCAGACACGTCAACTCCAATCACAAATTTTACTCTTTTAACGAAGATTCACGCTACTATGTCCTTTCTGATTCCAATTGCAGGGTTTATTAAAGTGTGTCTGGCTCCGGTTTCAATGTTTGGCTTTTGCCGGGATTCCCATACCGGACAATGCATTGCGCATGGTATCATGGGGACCAGCTTCATTTTTTATGGTTTGATTTATTGTATCGTGCTGGTAATACCTCGCTTTCGGCAGTCCGAATCAAGGGTTTCTCAAGATCACATCGACAGCTGGATTATGTGTTTGTATGGGATTGTTAACACATTCACAGAGCATAGATGGGGCAGGGAAGAGTGGTTTATGCACGATTACCAACACACTGCAATGGGGATTATATGGTGGTGTGGAGGAATTCTTGGGATATATCTGTCCCGAAACGGGCGCAGAACCTTTGTACCAAGTTTGATCATCATGTTTACCGGCTGGGCTATGACCCAGCACCACCAACACTTAGAAATCAGCACCAAAGTTCATCTTCTATTTGGGTTGATTCTGACAGTTGGCGGTGCTTTGAGGATCGTTGAAATTACATTTCTATTAAAGGATGGAAGATGTGCATCTTCCGGAGAGATTCTTTCCTTCCAATATTTAGCGCCGTTCTGTTTGATTTGTGCTGGAACGTTATTCATGTCTGCCAATGAGCAGCAACTAGTATTGGTACTACGGCTGGGTGCAGAACAGAGCGCATATATCATGATTATAGTTTCAGGCGCTTTCCTTCTAACATTTTGGTTCCTGTTTAGTTTGGA